In Hemitrygon akajei chromosome 9, sHemAka1.3, whole genome shotgun sequence, the following are encoded in one genomic region:
- the LOC140733543 gene encoding rho-related GTP-binding protein RhoB, with product MAAIRKKLVVVGDGACGKTCLLIVFSKDEFPEVYVPTVFENYVADIEVDGKQVELALWDTAGQEDYDRLRPLSYPDTDVILMCFSVDSPDSLENIPEKWVPEVKHFCPNVPIILVANKKDLRNDENVRNELARMKQEPVRTEDGRAMAVRIGAYDYLECSAKTKEGVREVFETATRAALQKRARPSRGCAHCCTVL from the coding sequence ATGGCTGCAATTAGGAAGAAGCTTGTGGTGGTGGGTGACGGTGCCTGCGGGAAGACATGCCTCCTGATTGTGTTCAGCAAAGATGAGTTTCCCGAGGTTTATGTGCCCACGGTGTTCGAGAACTACGTGGCCGACATCGAGGTGGACGGCAAGCAGGTGGAACTGGCGCTGTGGGACACGGCAGGCCAGGAGGACTACGATCGTCTGCGACCCCTGTCCTACCCGGACACTGACGTGATCCTGATGTGCTTCTCGGTGGACAGTCCCGACTCGCTGGAGAACATCCCCGAGAAGTGGGTGCCGGAGGTGAAGCACTTCTGCCCCAATGTGCCCATCATCCTGGTGGCCAACAAGAAAGACCTGCGGAACGACGAGAACGTTCGGAACGAGCTGGCTCGTATGAAACAGGAGCCAGTACGCACGGAGGATGGCCGCGCCATGGCTGTGCGTATCGGAGCTTACGACTACTTAGAATGCTCGGCCAAGACCAAGgaaggagtacgggaggtgttcGAGACCGCGACGCGGGCAGCGTTGCAGAAGCGAGCCCGGCCTAGCAGAGGCTGTGCCCACTGTTGCACCGTCCTATGA